One Nocardia iowensis DNA window includes the following coding sequences:
- a CDS encoding ATP-binding protein, translated as MSERVSESVTGTTTVAVTVPASPEQLTMLRALAETVLLIADFGLDEVTDIRLALDEIATVLMQDAAPGSTIDCAFTYSEGVLSANIRAVGTSETEVGTGSFGWHIVQTLTNSVTATRAPFDDAVSGYPTVVDFVWARGDLDEQ; from the coding sequence ATGAGTGAACGGGTATCCGAATCCGTGACGGGGACAACAACGGTTGCCGTCACGGTGCCCGCGTCTCCGGAACAGTTGACGATGCTGCGTGCGCTCGCCGAGACCGTACTGCTCATCGCCGATTTCGGGCTGGACGAGGTGACCGATATCCGGCTCGCGCTCGACGAGATCGCGACCGTGCTGATGCAGGACGCGGCACCCGGTTCGACCATCGATTGCGCGTTCACCTACAGCGAAGGCGTGCTGAGCGCCAACATCCGCGCGGTGGGCACGTCCGAGACCGAGGTCGGGACCGGCAGTTTCGGCTGGCACATCGTGCAAACCTTGACCAATTCGGTCACGGCGACCCGGGCGCCGTTCGATGACGCCGTCTCCGGCTATCCGACTGTCGTCGACTTCGTCTGGGCCCGGGGCGACCTCGATGAACAATGA
- a CDS encoding peptide ABC transporter substrate-binding protein, translating to MRFTRAGALAAAVLLATSLGLSACSSDDSADADIVTTNITEPQNPLVPTSMNDNNGSRIVDRIFAGLKYYDANGVAHDDMAQSIETTDRKNYRITIKPDWKFTDGTPVTAKSFVDAWNYGALSTNAQLQGYVFALIVGYDEVAAEKPTAQTMSGLKVVDDRTFTVALKSPSIDFELALAFTPFYPMPEAAFKDMKAFGENPIGNGPYKFARTGAWEHNVKVDLVPNPDYKGARPAKNKGLRFVMYQSFDTAYADLLAGNLDTLDTIPDSALASYKQDLGDRAITKPTAQNQHVSSQSNIPHLAGEEGVLRRKALSMAINREQICENIFRGTRVPSRDFTAITLPGVNENLPGSEVLKYNPEEAKKLWAQADAISPWSGRYEIAYNSDGGHQAWIEAVANSIKNTLGIEAVGAPYPTFKDIRSAITARTIGKAFRYGWQGDYPTMLQFLTAQYYTGAGTNNIDYSNPEFDKLIDDALAAPSLEESYKIVARAQTLLFRDMADIPVLDYIATAGRGEKVKKAELTWNGQFDFENIEK from the coding sequence GTGAGATTCACAAGAGCTGGTGCGTTGGCGGCGGCGGTGTTGCTGGCCACGAGCCTCGGGCTGTCCGCGTGCTCGTCGGACGACAGCGCCGACGCGGACATCGTCACGACCAATATCACCGAGCCGCAGAACCCGCTGGTGCCCACCAGCATGAACGACAACAACGGCAGCCGGATCGTCGACCGGATCTTCGCCGGACTGAAGTATTACGACGCCAACGGTGTGGCCCATGACGACATGGCGCAGTCGATCGAGACAACGGACCGGAAGAACTACCGGATCACCATCAAGCCGGACTGGAAGTTCACCGATGGAACGCCGGTGACGGCGAAGTCGTTCGTCGACGCGTGGAACTACGGGGCACTCAGTACCAACGCACAGCTCCAGGGCTACGTGTTCGCCCTCATCGTCGGCTATGACGAGGTGGCGGCGGAAAAGCCGACCGCACAGACGATGTCGGGCTTGAAGGTGGTCGACGACCGCACCTTCACAGTCGCCTTGAAGAGCCCGTCGATCGACTTCGAGCTCGCGCTGGCCTTCACGCCGTTCTACCCAATGCCCGAGGCGGCGTTCAAGGACATGAAGGCCTTCGGTGAGAACCCGATCGGCAACGGCCCCTACAAGTTCGCGCGCACGGGCGCGTGGGAGCACAACGTCAAGGTCGATCTGGTGCCGAACCCGGACTACAAGGGGGCGCGCCCGGCCAAGAACAAGGGCCTGCGGTTCGTGATGTACCAGTCCTTCGATACGGCTTACGCCGATCTATTGGCGGGCAACCTCGATACCCTCGACACGATTCCGGACAGCGCACTCGCGTCCTACAAGCAGGACCTCGGCGATCGGGCGATCACCAAGCCGACCGCACAGAATCAGCACGTCAGCAGTCAGTCCAACATCCCGCATCTGGCCGGGGAGGAGGGGGTGCTGCGCCGCAAGGCCCTCTCGATGGCGATCAACCGGGAACAGATCTGCGAGAACATCTTCCGCGGCACCCGGGTTCCGTCCCGCGACTTCACCGCGATCACGCTGCCCGGCGTCAACGAGAATCTGCCGGGTTCGGAGGTGTTGAAGTACAACCCGGAGGAGGCCAAGAAGCTGTGGGCGCAGGCCGACGCGATCTCGCCGTGGTCCGGTCGCTACGAGATCGCCTACAACTCCGACGGCGGCCACCAGGCCTGGATCGAGGCCGTGGCGAACAGCATCAAGAACACCCTCGGCATCGAGGCCGTCGGCGCGCCGTACCCGACGTTCAAGGACATCAGGAGCGCGATCACCGCGCGGACGATCGGCAAGGCGTTCCGCTACGGCTGGCAGGGTGACTACCCGACGATGCTGCAATTCCTGACCGCGCAGTACTACACCGGCGCCGGGACCAACAACATCGATTACAGCAACCCGGAGTTCGACAAGCTGATCGACGACGCACTGGCGGCGCCGTCCCTGGAGGAGTCCTACAAGATCGTCGCGCGGGCCCAGACCCTGCTGTTCCGGGATATGGCCGACATCCCGGTGCTCGACTACATCGCCACCGCGGGCCGCGGGGAGAAGGTGAAGAAGGCCGAACTCACCTGGAACGGCCAGTTCGATTTCGAGAACATCGAGAAGTAG
- a CDS encoding helix-turn-helix domain-containing protein, whose translation MEVAHAARDLANGWEVAHPTAGSRIEGAEVIGFRDRAAAGLDMRVVPAPAVTVVIEFGSGLTVDGPGGRQAMGSLIGGLWPGAVRIRGERVKCVEVRLSPVAAYSLLGCSLSDLDGTVVDLADLCGPADARRLREQLAEAAGWPKMFALTDAFLDRMRGSASADPEVAASWDRIVASRGGVRVGELAASCGWSRKRLWARFTAQIGLTPKRAAMLVRFDRAVAGLSAGADAAAVAVACGYTDQSHLHRDVATFTGRTPSALVG comes from the coding sequence ATGGAGGTGGCCCACGCTGCACGAGACCTCGCAAACGGCTGGGAGGTAGCGCACCCGACCGCGGGTAGCCGCATCGAGGGTGCCGAGGTAATCGGCTTCCGCGATCGCGCCGCGGCCGGGTTGGACATGCGGGTTGTCCCCGCACCCGCGGTGACCGTCGTGATCGAGTTCGGCAGCGGGCTGACCGTCGACGGCCCGGGCGGTCGACAGGCGATGGGCAGTTTGATCGGCGGATTGTGGCCGGGGGCGGTGCGCATTCGTGGCGAGCGAGTGAAATGCGTCGAGGTGCGACTGTCTCCCGTGGCGGCCTACTCGCTGCTCGGCTGCTCGCTGTCGGATCTCGATGGCACCGTTGTCGACTTGGCAGACTTGTGCGGCCCCGCCGATGCGCGGCGGCTGCGTGAGCAGTTGGCCGAGGCCGCGGGGTGGCCGAAGATGTTCGCGCTGACGGACGCGTTTCTGGATCGGATGCGTGGGTCGGCGTCAGCGGATCCGGAAGTGGCGGCGAGCTGGGACCGGATCGTCGCGAGCCGTGGCGGGGTGCGGGTCGGCGAGCTGGCCGCGTCCTGTGGGTGGAGCCGAAAGCGGTTGTGGGCCAGGTTCACCGCGCAGATCGGACTGACGCCCAAGCGGGCGGCCATGCTGGTCCGCTTCGACCGGGCGGTTGCCGGTTTGTCCGCGGGTGCGGACGCCGCGGCGGTCGCCGTCGCGTGCGGATACACGGATCAGTCCCATCTGCATCGCGACGTAGCGACCTTCACCGGACGCACGCCGAGCGCATTGGTCGGCTGA
- a CDS encoding BadF/BadG/BcrA/BcrD ATPase family protein — MTDHVLAIDLGKTGCRGSLRLDGRETGSAAAPGTPGLANAGGVAAAESAIRTVVAQIAPTDTTFTLFVGAAGAAAAPDAAELLARHLADLAGARAVAVSSDAVTAHAGALGGAPGVVLAAGTGAVATAVDAAGRFTRVDGWGPLLGDEGGGAWIGVEGLRAALRSYDGRGPRSALEAKAAEHYAVDLEGLPKHLGQHENPALLAAGFAPAVAAAAATDDTAAAIMTAAGRALGRTVLAAIERSGMRPPVPYAITGGLANLGAALLDPLDQEIAQVIERRAACGGPIDGAALLALDATTVLEALVVRIA; from the coding sequence ATGACCGACCATGTTCTCGCGATCGACCTCGGCAAGACCGGATGCCGGGGGTCGCTCCGGCTCGACGGACGCGAGACGGGATCCGCCGCCGCGCCAGGCACCCCGGGTCTGGCCAATGCGGGCGGTGTCGCCGCCGCGGAAAGCGCGATCAGGACGGTCGTCGCACAGATAGCGCCGACTGACACCACCTTCACACTGTTCGTCGGCGCCGCCGGCGCCGCTGCCGCACCCGACGCCGCCGAACTCCTCGCCCGCCACTTGGCCGATCTGGCGGGCGCGCGGGCGGTCGCCGTGTCCTCCGATGCGGTGACCGCGCACGCGGGCGCACTCGGTGGTGCGCCAGGAGTCGTCCTTGCGGCCGGTACCGGTGCCGTGGCCACGGCGGTCGATGCGGCGGGCCGGTTCACCAGAGTCGATGGCTGGGGCCCGCTGCTGGGCGACGAGGGTGGCGGTGCGTGGATCGGTGTCGAGGGTTTGCGCGCCGCGTTGCGCTCGTATGACGGACGCGGGCCACGCTCCGCGCTCGAAGCGAAGGCCGCCGAGCACTATGCGGTAGACTTGGAAGGTTTGCCGAAACACCTTGGCCAGCACGAGAATCCGGCCCTGCTCGCGGCCGGTTTCGCGCCTGCCGTCGCCGCGGCCGCCGCAACGGACGACACCGCGGCCGCGATCATGACGGCGGCCGGGCGCGCACTCGGCCGCACCGTCCTCGCGGCCATCGAGCGTTCCGGTATGCGGCCGCCGGTGCCGTATGCGATCACTGGCGGCCTCGCCAACCTGGGTGCGGCACTGCTGGATCCACTCGATCAAGAGATCGCGCAGGTGATCGAGCGACGCGCGGCATGCGGCGGCCCGATCGATGGGGCCGCACTGCTCGCGCTCGACGCGACCACCGTGCTCGAAGCATTGGTGGTACGAATCGCGTGA
- a CDS encoding sodium:solute symporter, with translation MNALNVAVIVVYLVVIAWIGLRLSGKQKSSNDYFVGEGRMPWWTVCFSVVATETSVLTVISIPGGAYTDQAFGNVELAIGYIIGRTIVATALIPLYKRGGFVSAYQYLELRFGRYLQGVASVTFVFTRLLAEGVRLFASAIPIKLLLSEFGVDLGYDVIIIVLTLVTVVYTYLGGIKAVIWTDAIQMGLYLSGAIIAICVLTGRVGASGWADALDNGKFRIFDTDFGVAHILTSTFALPTAIIGGAIFAMASHGSDQLIVQRILATRSLRDSQKAMIGSGIFVAIQFAAFSLVGALLWSYNGGKSPKELGLATSDNLYPNFILHGLPVVISGLLVAGILGAAMGSLSAALNSMANSTVADIIRSFSRREISDEALLKLARIMTLVWAVLMALCAMGFSATTGNVYLTALTIAGYTYGALLGAFLLGRLIKRANQFDAIVAFVVTVVVMTFVVRVIKIDVTVAGKVVEKGIAAQWLVPIGVLVTLVVGGVASRFHPAPAPMPPEPVEVVA, from the coding sequence ATGAACGCACTCAACGTCGCCGTCATCGTCGTCTACCTGGTCGTCATCGCCTGGATCGGCCTGCGCCTTTCCGGAAAACAGAAGTCGAGCAACGACTACTTCGTCGGTGAAGGCCGGATGCCGTGGTGGACGGTGTGTTTCTCCGTGGTCGCCACCGAGACCAGCGTGCTTACGGTCATCTCGATCCCCGGCGGCGCCTACACCGACCAAGCCTTCGGCAACGTCGAGCTGGCCATCGGTTACATCATCGGCCGCACCATCGTGGCGACGGCGCTGATCCCGCTGTACAAGCGCGGCGGGTTCGTCAGCGCCTATCAGTATCTCGAGTTGCGATTCGGGCGCTACCTGCAAGGTGTCGCGTCGGTGACGTTCGTCTTCACCCGGCTGCTCGCCGAGGGTGTCCGGCTGTTCGCCTCCGCCATTCCGATCAAGCTGCTGCTCAGCGAATTCGGCGTCGACCTCGGATACGACGTCATCATCATCGTCCTCACGCTGGTGACCGTGGTGTACACCTATCTCGGCGGCATCAAGGCGGTCATCTGGACCGACGCCATTCAGATGGGCCTGTACCTGTCCGGTGCGATCATCGCGATCTGCGTGCTCACCGGCCGCGTCGGCGCCTCCGGTTGGGCGGATGCGTTGGACAACGGCAAGTTCCGCATCTTCGACACCGATTTCGGCGTGGCCCACATCCTCACCAGCACCTTCGCGCTGCCGACCGCGATCATCGGCGGCGCGATCTTCGCGATGGCCTCGCACGGCTCCGACCAGCTGATTGTGCAGCGCATCCTCGCGACGCGTTCGCTGCGCGACAGTCAGAAGGCGATGATCGGCTCCGGCATCTTCGTTGCCATCCAGTTCGCCGCGTTCTCGCTGGTCGGCGCGCTGCTGTGGTCGTACAACGGCGGCAAGTCGCCGAAGGAGCTCGGCCTGGCCACCTCCGACAACCTGTACCCCAACTTCATCCTGCACGGGCTGCCCGTGGTGATCTCCGGGCTGCTGGTCGCTGGCATCCTCGGCGCCGCCATGGGATCGCTGTCCGCGGCGCTCAACTCGATGGCGAATTCGACCGTCGCGGACATCATTCGCAGCTTCTCGCGCCGGGAGATCTCCGACGAGGCGCTGCTGAAGCTCGCCCGCATCATGACGCTCGTCTGGGCAGTGCTGATGGCGCTGTGCGCAATGGGTTTCAGCGCGACGACCGGGAACGTCTATCTCACGGCACTCACCATCGCCGGATACACCTACGGCGCCCTGCTCGGCGCGTTCCTGCTCGGCCGACTCATCAAGCGCGCCAACCAGTTCGACGCGATTGTCGCCTTCGTGGTCACGGTGGTCGTGATGACATTCGTCGTCCGGGTCATCAAGATCGACGTGACGGTGGCGGGGAAGGTGGTCGAGAAGGGCATCGCCGCCCAGTGGCTGGTGCCGATCGGCGTGCTCGTCACGCTGGTGGTCGGCGGGGTCGCGAGCCGCTTCCATCCGGCGCCCGCACCCATGCCGCCGGAGCCGGTCGAGGTGGTGGCCTAG
- a CDS encoding anhydro-N-acetylmuramic acid kinase: MRVVGLMSGTSHDAIDAVGAAIDLRDNTIRVEIVGQLSRSYPERLRADLIAALPPGTVDLATVCRLDTAIGQEFAAAADRAVREFFDGTADLVASHGQTVYHWVADGKTYGTLQLGQPSWIAELTGLPVVSDFRSRDIAAGGQGAPLVALFDVWWLAGRPGRSAALNIGGIANVTVTGETPVAFDTGPGNALIDAAVELATGGMEHFDRDGMRASRGNVDGELLKAFLAEDYYRAAPPKTTGKELFNRTYLERVLRNHALPADDIVATVTALTAHTIADAIAPFAPDEVITSGGGTRNPALLRSLAERLGTAALRTSDELGLPSAAKEAAAFAVLGFLTVHGLAGSLPACTGAARATVLGSITPGASRLDLPESPSALPHRLELVSHVRR; encoded by the coding sequence GTGCGCGTCGTCGGTTTGATGTCGGGAACGTCGCACGACGCGATCGATGCGGTCGGCGCGGCTATCGACCTGCGGGATAACACCATTCGGGTCGAGATCGTGGGACAGCTGAGCCGCTCCTATCCCGAGCGGCTGCGCGCCGACCTCATCGCCGCCCTGCCGCCGGGCACGGTCGACCTGGCGACGGTGTGCCGACTCGATACCGCGATCGGCCAGGAATTCGCGGCGGCGGCCGATCGGGCGGTGCGCGAGTTCTTCGACGGCACAGCGGATCTCGTCGCATCACACGGTCAGACGGTCTACCACTGGGTGGCCGACGGGAAGACCTACGGCACCCTGCAACTCGGCCAACCGTCCTGGATCGCCGAGCTGACCGGATTACCGGTCGTCAGCGACTTCCGCTCGCGCGACATCGCGGCGGGCGGACAAGGCGCCCCGCTCGTCGCGCTGTTCGACGTGTGGTGGCTGGCGGGGCGGCCGGGACGGTCGGCCGCGCTCAATATCGGCGGCATCGCCAATGTGACCGTCACCGGCGAAACACCCGTCGCCTTCGACACCGGCCCCGGAAACGCGCTCATCGACGCCGCCGTCGAGCTGGCCACCGGCGGCATGGAACACTTCGATCGCGACGGCATGCGCGCCAGCCGCGGAAATGTGGACGGAGAACTGCTGAAAGCTTTTCTCGCCGAGGATTACTACCGGGCAGCGCCGCCGAAGACCACAGGTAAAGAGCTGTTCAACCGCACATATCTCGAGCGCGTGTTGCGGAACCACGCCTTGCCCGCTGACGATATCGTCGCCACCGTGACCGCCCTGACCGCACACACCATTGCCGACGCCATCGCCCCGTTCGCGCCGGACGAAGTCATCACGTCGGGTGGCGGAACTCGAAATCCGGCGTTGCTGAGATCGCTGGCTGAGCGATTGGGGACCGCTGCACTGCGCACGTCCGACGAGCTCGGGCTGCCGTCGGCAGCCAAGGAAGCCGCGGCCTTCGCCGTGCTCGGTTTCCTCACCGTGCACGGGCTCGCGGGCAGTCTCCCGGCCTGCACCGGCGCGGCGCGGGCGACGGTGCTCGGCTCGATCACCCCCGGTGCGTCCCGGCTCGACCTGCCCGAATCGCCCAGCGCGCTACCGCATCGACTGGAGCTGGTGAGCCATGTCCGACGGTGA
- a CDS encoding MurR/RpiR family transcriptional regulator, producing the protein MSDGDDVRTRLLGAIPRLTPTGLRVAQVIRDDPAGAAQLTVSELAERAATSTSAVVRLSKALGYEGYPQLRLALAATSKEDGSPVFATDIDADDPLAKVLQKLTAFETEGMVATAELADPATMAAVVDALVHARRVELIGIGASGLVAMDMAQKLTRIGMWCGACTSEDDSLVQASLLEPGDVIIAFSHSGETAAIVDALDRAAGRRVTTVAVTAGAQSRLARVATHTVLVAGREDGFRSAAMASRMSQLLIVDALYVGVLQRTPSAAVALRRTYDAVADRRISRTVRKAP; encoded by the coding sequence ATGTCCGACGGTGACGACGTCCGCACCCGCCTGCTTGGGGCGATTCCGCGGCTGACCCCTACCGGTCTGCGGGTCGCCCAGGTGATTCGCGACGACCCCGCTGGCGCCGCGCAATTGACCGTGAGCGAGCTCGCCGAGCGCGCCGCGACCAGTACGTCCGCAGTCGTTCGGTTATCCAAAGCCCTTGGCTACGAGGGCTATCCGCAGCTGCGACTGGCACTGGCGGCCACCAGCAAGGAAGACGGGTCACCGGTCTTCGCGACCGACATCGACGCCGACGACCCGTTGGCCAAGGTGCTGCAGAAGCTCACCGCCTTCGAGACCGAAGGCATGGTGGCGACCGCGGAACTCGCCGACCCGGCGACCATGGCGGCGGTAGTGGACGCACTGGTACACGCGCGACGGGTGGAGCTCATCGGGATCGGCGCGTCCGGACTGGTCGCGATGGACATGGCGCAGAAGCTGACCAGGATCGGAATGTGGTGCGGCGCTTGCACATCGGAAGACGACTCGCTTGTCCAGGCGAGCCTGCTCGAACCCGGTGACGTGATCATCGCCTTCTCGCATTCCGGCGAAACCGCCGCCATCGTCGACGCGCTGGACCGCGCCGCCGGCAGGCGGGTGACGACGGTTGCCGTCACGGCGGGAGCGCAATCACGACTGGCCCGGGTGGCCACGCACACGGTGCTCGTGGCCGGGCGGGAGGACGGCTTCCGCTCCGCCGCGATGGCGAGCCGGATGAGCCAGCTCCTGATCGTCGACGCGCTCTACGTGGGGGTACTGCAACGCACGCCGTCGGCCGCGGTGGCGCTGCGCCGGACCTACGACGCGGTGGCAGATCGGCGGATCTCGCGCACCGTGCGGAAGGCACCGTGA
- the murQ gene encoding N-acetylmuramic acid 6-phosphate etherase, producing MNEIGALTTEEANPRTAALDSMSVDELLRTMNAEDADVASAVAKAIPDITRAVDLIVAARRRGGRLIYVGAGTSGRLGVLDAVECPPTFGTAPDEVIGIIAGGPAAFLQAVEGAEDDPALAAADLSAIGLTADDVVVALAASGRTPYAIGALRHGRSIGAATVGVSCNRHAELSAHADVGIEIETGPEVLTGSTRLKAGTAQKMVCNMLSTATMVQSGKVYGNRMVDVKPTNAKLVDRACRIIADATGVDAGTAAALLAAADGHAKTAIVMRLAGVDATTARTLLDGADGFVRTAVNGAG from the coding sequence ATGAACGAGATCGGCGCACTGACCACGGAGGAAGCGAATCCGCGCACCGCCGCACTCGACTCCATGTCGGTCGACGAGTTGTTGCGCACCATGAATGCCGAGGATGCGGACGTGGCTTCCGCTGTGGCGAAAGCGATTCCGGATATCACGCGGGCGGTCGACCTGATCGTGGCCGCCCGGCGGCGTGGCGGTCGGTTGATCTATGTCGGCGCGGGGACCAGCGGCAGGCTCGGTGTGCTCGACGCGGTCGAATGCCCGCCAACCTTCGGCACCGCGCCCGATGAGGTCATCGGAATCATCGCGGGCGGCCCGGCAGCGTTCCTGCAGGCGGTCGAGGGAGCCGAAGACGACCCCGCGCTGGCCGCCGCGGATTTATCCGCGATCGGCCTCACGGCCGACGATGTCGTGGTCGCGCTCGCCGCGAGCGGACGGACCCCTTACGCGATCGGCGCGTTGCGGCACGGCCGGTCCATCGGTGCCGCGACCGTCGGTGTCTCCTGCAACCGCCATGCCGAGCTGAGCGCGCACGCCGACGTCGGCATCGAGATCGAGACGGGTCCGGAGGTGTTGACCGGCTCCACCCGATTGAAGGCGGGCACTGCGCAGAAGATGGTGTGCAACATGCTGTCCACCGCGACCATGGTGCAATCCGGCAAGGTCTACGGCAACCGCATGGTGGACGTGAAACCCACCAACGCCAAGCTCGTCGACCGGGCCTGCCGCATCATCGCCGACGCCACCGGGGTCGACGCCGGCACCGCGGCCGCGCTGCTGGCCGCCGCCGACGGACATGCCAAGACCGCGATCGTCATGCGGCTGGCCGGAGTCGACGCGACGACGGCGCGGACGCTGCTCGACGGGGCCGACGGATTCGTCCGGACCGCCGTCAACGGCGCCGGATAG
- a CDS encoding phospholipase D-like domain-containing protein has protein sequence MPFVIDGPMTCYLMPDDHAEAEQRFLELVAAPGETWLIAYGFTLTDAADNLITAHRRGVPLHLYLDRTQSAGRTAKPIVQRLVDAGVEVTIGTSTSGRKYICHTKGLVVDTPSGPQCWEGSVNFSATGWLQVNTAMNFGAQVWRDHFVAQFNTLRHYAWTEERDLQLMPEPPADLGEATIPMLPLTS, from the coding sequence ATGCCATTCGTGATCGATGGTCCGATGACGTGCTACCTGATGCCCGACGACCACGCGGAGGCCGAGCAGCGCTTCCTCGAGCTGGTCGCGGCGCCGGGTGAAACCTGGCTCATCGCCTACGGTTTCACCTTGACCGATGCCGCCGACAACCTGATCACCGCGCACCGGCGGGGCGTTCCACTGCACCTGTACCTGGATCGCACCCAATCCGCGGGCCGGACCGCGAAGCCCATCGTGCAACGACTCGTCGACGCCGGCGTCGAGGTCACCATCGGCACCAGCACCAGCGGGCGCAAATACATCTGTCACACCAAAGGTCTCGTCGTCGACACCCCCAGCGGGCCGCAGTGCTGGGAGGGATCGGTCAACTTCAGCGCCACCGGCTGGTTGCAGGTCAACACCGCGATGAATTTCGGCGCGCAGGTCTGGCGCGACCATTTCGTCGCCCAGTTCAACACCCTCCGGCACTACGCCTGGACCGAGGAACGCGACCTGCAACTCATGCCGGAACCACCCGCCGATCTGGGCGAGGCGACCATCCCGATGCTGCCACTGACCAGCTGA
- the ligD gene encoding non-homologous end-joining DNA ligase, which translates to MGSAEDRAGVTLTNLDQPLFDGAEATKRDLVDYLEAVGERLVRQLRDRPLSVLRVRPGQEPFMQKNLPKYTPDWVHRVTVWAESAHREVTYALCDDVRTLLWFGNQRAVEYHPTLLLADHTKGPTHLVLDLDPAPDQPFRQAVLAAKLIRTALADDGLAGAVKTSGAKGVHVFVPLRPGTPIDDVAAATRAIAARAERIDPDLATTAFIREDRAGRVFLDSTRAGGATVVAAYSPRIRPGTPVSFPVAWADLDNVTPRDFTVHTAAAQLADHDPWADEMPEPQTLPADLIEEGHTIPVARVQAMHEGKRRARARRANSQPES; encoded by the coding sequence ATGGGCAGTGCAGAGGATCGCGCCGGGGTAACGCTGACCAATCTCGATCAGCCGCTGTTCGACGGTGCCGAGGCGACCAAGCGTGATCTGGTCGACTACCTCGAGGCGGTCGGCGAGCGGCTGGTGCGGCAACTGCGCGACCGGCCGCTGTCGGTGCTGCGCGTCCGGCCGGGGCAGGAGCCGTTCATGCAGAAGAACCTGCCCAAGTACACCCCCGACTGGGTGCACCGTGTGACGGTGTGGGCGGAGAGTGCGCACCGCGAGGTGACGTACGCCCTGTGCGACGACGTCCGCACGCTGCTGTGGTTCGGCAATCAACGCGCGGTCGAGTATCACCCGACACTGCTGCTCGCCGATCACACCAAAGGCCCGACCCATCTCGTCCTCGACCTCGATCCGGCACCGGACCAACCGTTCCGGCAGGCCGTGCTGGCCGCGAAGCTGATCCGCACGGCACTGGCCGACGACGGACTCGCCGGTGCGGTGAAAACCAGCGGCGCCAAAGGCGTTCACGTCTTCGTGCCGTTGCGGCCCGGCACCCCGATCGATGACGTAGCGGCCGCGACTCGCGCGATCGCCGCCCGGGCCGAACGCATCGACCCTGACCTCGCCACCACCGCTTTCATCAGGGAGGATCGTGCGGGTCGCGTCTTCCTAGACTCCACCCGCGCGGGCGGCGCCACCGTCGTCGCCGCGTACAGTCCGCGCATCCGCCCGGGCACCCCGGTGTCGTTCCCCGTCGCGTGGGCCGATCTCGACAACGTGACGCCGCGCGATTTCACCGTCCACACCGCGGCGGCCCAACTCGCCGACCACGACCCATGGGCCGACGAAATGCCCGAACCACAAACGCTTCCCGCCGACCTCATCGAGGAAGGCCACACCATTCCCGTCGCCCGCGTCCAAGCGATGCACGAGGGCAAACGCCGCGCCCGCGCGCGCCGCGCGAATTCGCAACCGGAGTCGTAA
- a CDS encoding M23 family metallopeptidase, whose translation MTRYWPMARGTFTIGSPFGPRAGGFHAGQDFPASDGTPIYACAGGTVLHLGAAGGYGQWIVIDHPTADGGGVSEYGHMWDAGATGLSVGDRVEAGQLIAYVGNNGGSTGPHLHLSVMPHAYDPSAKIDPMAWLHGAAYPGGCLSALGDDEQRELLDRTRAVWTQLCGPDGRGWPQLGQNAKGQNRSFVDALAQVRQATHAG comes from the coding sequence ATGACCCGTTACTGGCCCATGGCCCGAGGAACATTCACGATCGGCTCACCGTTCGGCCCGCGGGCGGGGGGATTCCACGCCGGGCAGGATTTTCCGGCGTCCGACGGAACCCCGATCTACGCCTGCGCCGGCGGCACCGTGCTGCACCTCGGCGCCGCCGGGGGATATGGACAGTGGATCGTCATCGACCATCCGACCGCCGACGGCGGCGGGGTGAGCGAATACGGACACATGTGGGACGCGGGCGCGACCGGACTGTCGGTCGGTGACCGCGTCGAGGCGGGGCAGTTGATCGCCTACGTCGGCAACAACGGCGGATCCACCGGCCCGCACCTGCATCTCAGCGTGATGCCGCACGCGTACGATCCCAGCGCCAAGATCGATCCGATGGCGTGGCTGCACGGCGCGGCCTACCCCGGCGGCTGCCTGTCGGCGCTCGGCGACGACGAACAGCGCGAACTGCTCGACCGGACCCGGGCGGTATGGACCCAGCTGTGCGGCCCCGACGGTCGGGGCTGGCCGCAACTCGGGCAGAACGCGAAGGGCCAGAACCGGTCCTTCGTCGACGCACTCGCGCAGGTACGACAGGCGACGCACGCGGGTTGA